A genomic stretch from Chitinophaga agri includes:
- the blaOXA gene encoding class D beta-lactamase, with translation MKQSGWILLLIAFLANACSPNNVENEKSWEKYFAEYKVEGCFMLFNNSQGTFKVYNVERAQQRFLPASTFKIFNSLVGLETGVLKDSATVIPWDGVTRENPEWNHDLSMQQAFRVSSVPYFQEVARRITQPVMQKWLDSIKYGNMKISKIDTFWLDNSLQISPDEELGFVKKLYFDQLPFHKLTMQNVRQIMLMEKKPEYELSYKTGMGFAGKKAIGWIVGWIEENGHPTFFALNLETENKDIDMRTVRMNILRNILTDAGYFKGMK, from the coding sequence ATGAAACAGTCTGGCTGGATACTGCTGCTGATCGCCTTTTTGGCGAATGCCTGCTCACCGAATAATGTTGAAAACGAAAAAAGCTGGGAAAAATACTTCGCCGAATATAAGGTGGAAGGTTGCTTCATGCTGTTCAACAACAGCCAGGGTACCTTTAAAGTATATAATGTAGAACGTGCTCAGCAACGCTTCCTCCCCGCTTCTACCTTTAAGATCTTCAATTCCCTGGTAGGCCTTGAAACAGGTGTCCTGAAAGATAGCGCTACCGTTATTCCCTGGGATGGCGTTACCCGAGAAAATCCTGAATGGAACCATGACCTTAGCATGCAACAGGCCTTCCGCGTATCATCTGTTCCCTACTTCCAGGAAGTAGCCCGCCGCATTACCCAACCTGTGATGCAGAAATGGCTGGACTCTATCAAGTACGGTAACATGAAGATCAGCAAGATCGATACCTTCTGGCTGGACAACTCCCTGCAGATCTCTCCGGATGAAGAACTGGGCTTCGTCAAGAAATTATATTTTGATCAGCTGCCTTTCCATAAACTGACCATGCAGAACGTTCGTCAGATCATGCTGATGGAAAAAAAGCCTGAATATGAACTGAGCTACAAAACCGGTATGGGCTTCGCTGGCAAAAAAGCAATCGGCTGGATCGTTGGCTGGATCGAAGAAAACGGCCACCCTACCTTCTTCGCCCTCAACCTGGAAACAGAAAATAAAGATATCGACATGCGCACCGTGCGTATGAACATTCTCAGAAATATCCTGACAGATGCAGGCTACTTCAAGGGAATGAAATAG
- the kbl gene encoding glycine C-acetyltransferase — translation MNQKFIARIQKELDEIRSAGLFKNERVITSEQGAEIQVGGNTVVNFCANNYLGLSSHPDVVKAAKDAIDTHGYGMSSVRFICGTQDIHRELEQKIATFLGTEDTILYAAAFDANGGVFEPLFGEEDAIISDALNHASIIDGVRLCKAQRYRYEHNNMADLEIKLQESAHLRSRIIVTDGSFSMDGTIAQLDKICDLADKYDAIVMIDESHSSGFLGKTGRGTHEYRNVMGRIDIITGTLGKALGGASGGFTSGKKEIIDMLRQRSRPYLFSNSVAPSIVGASISVLDMLSATTTLRDKLEYNTRYFRSKMTEAGFDIKPGDHPIVPVMLYDAVLSQQFADKLLKEGIYVIGFFFPVVPKGQARIRVQLSAAHEQEHLDKAITAFTKVGKELGVIK, via the coding sequence ATGAACCAGAAATTCATTGCCCGTATCCAAAAAGAACTGGATGAAATACGCTCCGCCGGACTTTTTAAGAATGAAAGAGTGATCACTTCTGAACAGGGCGCCGAAATACAGGTAGGCGGTAATACCGTTGTTAACTTCTGTGCGAACAACTACCTGGGCCTTTCCAGCCACCCTGATGTGGTAAAAGCGGCCAAAGATGCCATTGATACCCACGGATATGGTATGAGTAGCGTACGCTTCATCTGCGGTACACAGGATATTCACCGTGAACTGGAACAGAAGATCGCCACCTTCCTGGGTACAGAAGATACCATCCTGTATGCGGCCGCTTTCGACGCAAACGGTGGCGTATTCGAACCTCTTTTCGGCGAAGAAGATGCAATCATCTCTGACGCCCTGAACCATGCCTCTATCATTGACGGTGTGCGCCTCTGTAAAGCACAGCGCTACCGTTATGAGCATAATAATATGGCCGACCTGGAAATTAAACTCCAGGAGTCCGCACATCTGCGCAGCCGCATCATCGTTACAGACGGATCATTCAGCATGGACGGTACGATCGCCCAGCTGGACAAGATCTGTGACCTGGCCGATAAATATGACGCTATCGTCATGATCGATGAAAGCCACTCTTCCGGCTTCTTAGGCAAAACCGGCCGTGGTACCCACGAATACCGCAACGTAATGGGCCGTATTGATATCATTACTGGTACCCTGGGTAAAGCCCTGGGTGGTGCCTCCGGCGGTTTCACCAGTGGTAAAAAAGAGATCATTGACATGCTGCGTCAGCGTAGCCGTCCTTACCTGTTCTCCAACTCCGTTGCACCAAGCATCGTAGGGGCTTCCATCTCCGTACTGGATATGCTGAGCGCTACCACTACCCTGCGCGATAAACTGGAGTATAATACCCGTTACTTCCGTTCCAAAATGACAGAAGCAGGTTTCGATATCAAACCGGGCGACCACCCGATCGTTCCGGTAATGCTGTATGATGCGGTGCTCAGCCAGCAATTTGCTGACAAACTGCTGAAAGAAGGTATTTACGTAATTGGCTTCTTCTTCCCGGTCGTTCCGAAAGGTCAGGCCCGTATCCGTGTTCAGTTGAGCGCTGCCCACGAACAGGAACACCTTGACAAGGCCATTACTGCTTTCACTAAAGTAGGTAAGGAACTCGGGGTAATAAAATAA
- a CDS encoding RNA polymerase sigma factor gives MTEKEYNQCVNLYADNLFRFIVKNLDHTEDARDVVQNAFEILWKHCKDVPFEKGKSYLFTVAYHNMIDHVRKVKRITLVDEFKEETKISEQRIHDARKVLEKALDRLTDVQRSLILLKDYEGYSYEEIGEIMQLNPSQVKVYLHRARLHLKQYLIKMENVI, from the coding sequence ATGACGGAAAAGGAGTATAATCAATGCGTGAATCTGTACGCGGACAATCTCTTCCGGTTTATTGTTAAAAATTTAGACCATACTGAGGACGCTAGAGATGTGGTACAGAATGCGTTTGAAATATTGTGGAAGCACTGTAAAGATGTGCCTTTTGAGAAAGGTAAGTCATACCTTTTTACTGTGGCATACCACAATATGATAGACCATGTCCGTAAAGTGAAGCGAATTACGCTGGTGGATGAGTTTAAAGAAGAGACCAAGATTTCTGAACAAAGGATCCACGACGCAAGGAAAGTATTGGAAAAAGCATTGGACCGGCTGACTGATGTCCAGCGTTCCTTGATATTATTGAAAGATTACGAAGGATACAGTTATGAGGAGATAGGAGAGATCATGCAACTGAACCCGTCACAGGTAAAGGTTTATCTGCACAGGGCCAGGTTACATCTGAAACAGTACCTTATTAAGATGGAGAACGTGATCTAG
- a CDS encoding RodZ family helix-turn-helix domain-containing protein, with the protein MAVNINISNYEEFLLSAIDGELTGEEMVALTVFMDEHPEIRREMELLESTRLQPDMDVKFDAKDILYRKEDTLSADNYERFLLDYVDNELNASDKAALEVLVRQHPHIQKELKLLQASRLMPDLSVTFGDKTSLYRKERTRVRPLWWWSAAAAVVAGLSFWLIPAQRTAEPVQVAVNQGTATNRATPAPQATVPATPAPVTLPSVADTDVPAVASQSQVSEKTVRTPVSRPSVTPAGNNGQSDAAALARNNADRTVTRPASVTNESKQEESANTIPDNRAIALSKLPQPVSTSGEVVQQLQQKTDQQERILAENAAAMTDKSATMASTTKVNTTMATSGASTVAAPANVKGELVVAVTMNGDSKLLNGVANVARFLSRKKK; encoded by the coding sequence TTGGCAGTAAATATCAACATATCAAACTATGAGGAATTCCTGCTCAGCGCCATTGATGGTGAACTGACAGGAGAGGAGATGGTGGCACTTACCGTTTTCATGGACGAACATCCGGAAATACGTAGGGAAATGGAGCTGTTGGAGTCAACCAGGTTACAGCCAGATATGGATGTGAAGTTTGATGCGAAAGATATATTGTACCGTAAAGAAGATACCTTATCCGCGGACAATTACGAACGCTTCCTGCTCGATTATGTTGATAATGAATTAAATGCATCGGATAAAGCTGCGCTGGAAGTATTGGTCCGCCAGCATCCGCATATACAGAAGGAATTAAAACTTTTACAGGCCAGCCGGTTAATGCCCGATCTCTCTGTAACATTTGGAGATAAAACATCGCTGTACAGGAAGGAACGCACAAGGGTACGTCCATTGTGGTGGTGGAGTGCAGCGGCCGCAGTAGTAGCCGGTCTTTCATTCTGGCTTATTCCGGCCCAACGCACCGCTGAACCCGTACAGGTAGCCGTGAATCAGGGCACGGCTACCAATCGCGCAACACCTGCTCCGCAGGCAACCGTTCCGGCAACACCTGCTCCGGTGACGCTGCCATCAGTGGCAGATACAGACGTACCAGCGGTAGCCAGTCAGTCACAGGTCTCCGAAAAAACAGTACGGACACCTGTATCCAGGCCATCTGTTACACCAGCTGGGAACAATGGTCAGTCAGATGCTGCTGCCCTGGCCCGCAACAATGCTGACAGGACCGTAACCCGCCCGGCTTCGGTTACAAACGAATCTAAACAGGAAGAATCTGCTAATACTATACCTGATAACAGGGCCATCGCGCTGTCTAAGCTCCCACAACCGGTATCTACATCCGGTGAAGTGGTGCAACAGCTGCAGCAAAAGACTGATCAACAGGAAAGGATCCTGGCAGAAAATGCGGCTGCAATGACTGATAAGTCAGCCACAATGGCCAGTACGACGAAAGTGAACACTACAATGGCCACTTCCGGCGCCAGTACAGTTGCCGCCCCTGCCAATGTTAAAGGTGAACTGGTCGTAGCGGTGACCATGAACGGCGACAGCAAACTACTGAACGGGGTCGCTAACGTAGCCAGGTTCCTGTCCCGTAAAAAGAAATAA
- a CDS encoding outer membrane beta-barrel protein yields the protein MKCKCLRYLLLLLIVSVGVQAQTPDSLVETFQIKGMIIMKGKDAKGKRIFRVYNDTAYARERLKKNLQTRWFVVDVGFNNYIDRSDYSGAVALSYYAAPNGISDSYSKSYTYSAAGLNTLAPRGGSAPLTPSEFKLITGKSINVNIWLFQQRMNIYKHKVNLIYALGVEMNNYRFARNITYVPGYPTEIMRDNVNFSKNKLFAEYLSVPLMLNFNSNPARPSRAFKMGMGVMGGYLVKARTKQISRERGKEKKVDEFNLNKWKLSLTGDIGYGPLKLYGNFALTPLHDYGLEQYPFSIGIRFNSF from the coding sequence ATGAAGTGTAAATGTTTACGCTATTTATTGTTACTGCTTATTGTAAGTGTTGGTGTACAAGCCCAGACGCCCGACAGCCTTGTTGAGACATTCCAGATAAAGGGAATGATCATCATGAAAGGAAAAGATGCAAAAGGCAAGCGCATCTTCAGGGTTTACAACGATACCGCTTACGCGCGAGAGCGATTAAAGAAGAACCTGCAAACCAGGTGGTTCGTAGTAGATGTTGGCTTCAACAACTACATCGACCGTAGCGATTACAGCGGAGCCGTAGCATTATCCTATTATGCAGCCCCTAACGGAATATCAGATAGTTATTCTAAATCCTATACCTATTCCGCAGCAGGCCTGAATACACTGGCGCCACGGGGGGGAAGCGCACCACTTACACCTTCGGAGTTCAAGCTGATTACCGGAAAGTCAATCAATGTTAACATTTGGCTGTTCCAGCAAAGGATGAACATCTACAAACACAAAGTGAATCTGATCTACGCCCTGGGAGTTGAAATGAACAACTACCGTTTTGCAAGAAATATCACTTATGTACCCGGATATCCGACTGAGATTATGCGGGATAATGTGAATTTCTCCAAGAACAAGCTGTTCGCCGAATACCTGAGCGTACCATTGATGCTGAACTTCAACAGTAACCCTGCCCGTCCGTCCAGAGCCTTTAAAATGGGTATGGGCGTAATGGGAGGTTATCTTGTGAAGGCACGTACCAAACAAATCAGTCGCGAAAGAGGGAAAGAGAAGAAAGTAGATGAGTTCAACCTGAATAAATGGAAATTAAGCCTTACTGGAGATATCGGGTATGGACCTCTCAAACTTTATGGTAATTTTGCGCTGACTCCGTTACATGATTATGGCCTGGAGCAGTATCCTTTCTCAATCGGGATACGTTTCAATAGCTTTTAA